A single window of Streptomyces sp. NBC_00464 DNA harbors:
- a CDS encoding ABC transporter ATP-binding protein: MIPAGSLLAAHDLRKTYGSTPALDGASFSVHPGEVVAVMGPSGSGKSTLLHCLAGIITPDSGTITYAGRELSAMSDAQRSALRRSEFGFVFQFGQLVPELTCVENVALPLRLNGTRRKPAERTALEWMERLEVDDIGAKRPGEVSGGQGQRVAVARALAASPKVIFADEPTGALDSLNGERVMQLLTEAARSANVAVVLVTHEARVAAYSDRDITVRDGRARDLEHAV; encoded by the coding sequence GTGATCCCCGCCGGCTCCCTGCTCGCCGCCCACGATCTGCGCAAGACCTACGGGTCGACCCCCGCACTCGACGGCGCCTCGTTCTCCGTCCACCCCGGCGAGGTCGTCGCCGTGATGGGCCCCTCCGGCTCCGGCAAGTCCACTCTGCTGCACTGCCTCGCCGGGATCATCACCCCCGACTCCGGCACCATCACCTACGCCGGACGCGAGCTGTCCGCCATGTCCGACGCCCAGCGCAGCGCCCTGCGCCGCAGCGAGTTCGGCTTCGTGTTCCAGTTCGGCCAGCTCGTCCCCGAGCTGACCTGTGTGGAGAACGTCGCTCTGCCGCTGCGGCTGAACGGCACCCGCCGCAAGCCCGCCGAGCGCACCGCCCTGGAGTGGATGGAGCGCCTGGAGGTCGACGACATCGGCGCCAAACGCCCCGGCGAGGTCTCCGGCGGCCAGGGCCAGCGCGTCGCCGTGGCCCGTGCGCTCGCCGCCTCGCCGAAGGTGATCTTCGCGGACGAGCCGACCGGCGCCCTGGACTCCCTCAACGGCGAGCGGGTCATGCAACTGCTCACCGAGGCGGCCCGCTCCGCCAACGTCGCCGTGGTGCTCGTGACCCACGAGGCCCGCGTGGCCGCCTACTCCGACCGCGACATCACCGTCCGCGACGGCCGGGCCCGCGATCTGGAGCACGCCGTATGA
- a CDS encoding ABC transporter permease has translation MTLLDEKRTPAGPVPPPEAPSRTAPWLRDLALGIRFAAAGGREGWIRTLLTAVGVGIGVALLLTASSVPHMLDERSARDQARSETKISESPDASAKKSDSTVLRVEASTEYHDRSITGFLMRADGGHPVVPPGIDELPAPGEMVVSPALGKLLDSPKNALLKERLPYEVTGTISDEGLRSPGELWFYAGSDTLTSASGGHRIAGYGKPGPTDPLPPILIVLTIMVCVVLLAPVAIFIATAVRFGGDRRDRRLAALRLVGTDIRMTRRIAAGEALFGSVLGLLIGLAVFLTGRRFVGHIEIWDVSAFPADLAPDARLCVLIALAVPLTAVLVTLIAMRSVVIEPLGVVRNSRSRKRRLWWRLLLPVAGLAVFGLGGRIDEYSVVNPYPVAGGAVLVLVGLALLLPWLVEACVGRMRGGPIPWQLATRRLQLSSGAASRAVSGVTVAVAGAVALQMLFAAMNDDFNRITGQDPSRAQFYAASQIVRGDAALHSIKEFRATKGVTQVIGTVEAYATKPGTYKEDEIQPTTSFTVGDCATLREIARITTCRDGDTFVAHPKDKGQAGWVDQTARKGKVLEFDSYGHGTPLHWTLPAGSRTVAARTDPYGEERSGILVTPGAIDARTLPGAETVAQIRIDEQVPDAAEYVRNTAARLDPGMRLVTLNSVERNRQYASIQTGLQVGATATLLLIAASMLVSQLEQLRERKRLLSVLVAFGTRRVTLGWSVLWQTAIPVVIGLAVAVAGGLALGATLCWMVGKQVSGWWLFLPLAGAGASLILLVTLLSLPPLWRMMRPDGLRSE, from the coding sequence ATGACGCTGCTCGACGAGAAGAGGACCCCGGCCGGCCCGGTGCCTCCTCCCGAAGCCCCCTCCCGCACCGCACCCTGGCTGCGCGATCTCGCGCTCGGGATCCGCTTCGCCGCCGCCGGCGGCCGCGAGGGCTGGATCCGTACCCTGCTCACCGCCGTCGGCGTGGGAATCGGTGTGGCGCTGCTGCTCACCGCCTCCTCCGTGCCGCACATGCTCGACGAGCGGTCCGCCCGGGACCAGGCACGCTCCGAGACCAAGATCTCCGAGTCCCCCGACGCCTCGGCGAAGAAGTCGGACAGCACCGTCCTGCGGGTAGAGGCGAGCACCGAGTACCACGACCGCTCCATCACGGGCTTCCTGATGCGCGCGGACGGCGGCCACCCGGTCGTCCCCCCGGGGATCGACGAACTCCCCGCCCCCGGCGAGATGGTGGTCTCCCCCGCGCTCGGAAAACTCCTCGACTCCCCGAAGAACGCGCTGCTCAAGGAGCGGCTGCCGTACGAGGTCACCGGCACGATCTCGGACGAGGGCCTGCGCTCACCCGGCGAGCTGTGGTTCTACGCGGGCAGCGACACCCTGACCAGTGCATCGGGCGGCCACCGGATCGCCGGATACGGCAAGCCCGGCCCGACCGACCCGCTGCCACCGATCCTCATCGTGCTGACCATCATGGTCTGTGTGGTGCTGCTGGCCCCCGTGGCCATCTTCATCGCCACCGCTGTCCGCTTCGGCGGTGACCGCCGCGACCGCCGCCTCGCCGCCCTGCGCCTGGTCGGTACGGACATCCGGATGACCCGCCGGATCGCGGCCGGTGAGGCACTCTTCGGCTCGGTGCTCGGCCTCCTCATCGGACTGGCCGTGTTCCTGACGGGGCGCCGGTTCGTCGGCCACATCGAGATCTGGGACGTCAGCGCCTTCCCCGCCGACCTGGCCCCCGACGCCCGGCTCTGCGTGCTGATCGCCCTCGCGGTTCCGCTCACCGCCGTGCTCGTCACCCTGATCGCCATGCGCTCCGTGGTCATCGAGCCGCTCGGTGTCGTACGCAACAGCCGCAGCCGCAAGCGTCGCCTCTGGTGGCGGCTGCTGCTGCCGGTCGCCGGACTCGCGGTCTTCGGACTCGGGGGCAGGATCGACGAGTACAGCGTCGTCAACCCGTATCCGGTCGCCGGAGGCGCGGTGCTCGTCCTCGTCGGGCTGGCCCTTCTCCTGCCCTGGCTGGTCGAGGCCTGCGTCGGGCGGATGCGCGGCGGCCCGATCCCCTGGCAGCTGGCCACCCGCCGGCTCCAGCTGAGCAGCGGTGCCGCCTCCCGCGCGGTCAGCGGCGTCACCGTCGCCGTGGCCGGTGCGGTGGCCCTGCAGATGCTGTTCGCCGCGATGAACGACGACTTCAACAGGATCACCGGCCAGGACCCGTCCCGCGCCCAGTTCTACGCCGCCTCCCAGATCGTCAGAGGCGATGCCGCCCTGCACTCGATCAAGGAGTTCCGCGCCACCAAGGGCGTCACCCAGGTCATCGGCACGGTCGAGGCGTACGCGACGAAGCCGGGGACGTACAAGGAGGACGAGATCCAGCCCACCACCTCGTTCACCGTCGGGGACTGCGCGACCCTGCGCGAGATCGCCCGGATCACGACCTGCCGGGACGGCGACACCTTCGTCGCCCACCCCAAGGACAAGGGGCAGGCCGGCTGGGTCGACCAGACCGCTCGCAAGGGCAAGGTGCTCGAATTCGACAGCTACGGCCACGGCACGCCGCTGCACTGGACGCTGCCTGCCGGCTCGCGGACCGTCGCGGCCCGGACCGACCCGTACGGCGAGGAGCGCTCGGGCATCCTGGTCACGCCCGGAGCGATTGACGCGCGGACCCTGCCGGGAGCCGAAACCGTCGCGCAGATCCGCATCGACGAACAGGTCCCGGACGCCGCCGAGTACGTACGCAACACGGCAGCAAGGCTCGACCCCGGAATGCGCCTGGTCACCCTGAACTCGGTCGAGCGCAACCGGCAGTACGCGAGCATCCAGACCGGCCTCCAGGTCGGCGCGACCGCCACGCTGCTGCTGATCGCGGCATCCATGCTGGTCTCCCAGCTGGAGCAACTACGTGAGCGCAAGCGGCTGTTGTCGGTCCTGGTCGCCTTCGGCACCCGACGGGTCACGCTCGGCTGGTCGGTGCTGTGGCAGACGGCGATCCCGGTGGTCATCGGGCTCGCGGTGGCGGTGGCCGGCGGCCTCGCCCTCGGCGCCACCCTGTGCTGGATGGTCGGCAAACAGGTGTCCGGCTGGTGGCTGTTCCTGCCACTGGCGGGGGCGGGCGCGTCGCTCATCCTGCTGGTCACCCTGCTGTCCCTGCCGCCGCTGTGGCGCATGATGCGCCCGGACGGGCTGCGCAGCGAGTAG
- a CDS encoding hydrogen peroxide-inducible genes activator → MAQSNQGIRPKQPSLSQLRAFAAVAEYLHFRDAAAAIGMSQPALSGAVSALEEALGVQLIERTTRKVLLSPAGERLAVRARVVLHAVGELMEEAEAVRAPFTGVLRLGVIPTVAPYLLPTVLRLVHDRYPDLDLQVHEEQTSSLLEGLAAGRLDLLLLAVPLGVPGVTELPLFDEDFVLVMERDHWLGGRQDIPREALRELPLLLLDEGHCMRDQALDICREAGRTEGAPVTTTAAGLSTLVQLVAGGLGVTLLPRTAVTVETARNDALTTGYFADPAPARRVALGMRTGAARHEEFEEFAAALRGAMAALPVRVATAGRT, encoded by the coding sequence GTGGCCCAGAGTAATCAGGGCATCCGGCCCAAACAGCCCAGCCTCTCGCAGCTGCGCGCCTTCGCCGCCGTGGCGGAGTATCTGCACTTCCGGGACGCGGCGGCCGCAATCGGGATGAGTCAGCCCGCGCTCTCCGGGGCGGTGTCCGCGCTGGAGGAGGCACTGGGTGTCCAGCTCATCGAGCGTACGACGCGCAAGGTACTGCTCTCGCCCGCCGGGGAGCGGCTCGCGGTGCGGGCGCGGGTCGTCCTGCATGCCGTCGGCGAGCTGATGGAGGAGGCCGAGGCGGTCCGGGCGCCCTTCACCGGAGTGCTGCGGCTCGGCGTGATTCCGACCGTCGCCCCGTATCTGCTGCCGACCGTGCTGCGGCTGGTCCATGACCGCTACCCGGACCTCGACCTCCAGGTGCACGAGGAGCAGACCTCCTCGCTGCTGGAGGGGCTGGCGGCGGGGCGGCTGGACCTGTTGCTGCTCGCGGTGCCGCTCGGGGTGCCGGGAGTGACCGAACTCCCGCTCTTCGACGAGGACTTCGTGCTGGTCATGGAGCGCGACCACTGGCTCGGCGGGCGGCAGGACATTCCGCGCGAGGCGCTGCGGGAGCTGCCGTTGCTGCTGCTCGACGAGGGGCACTGCATGCGCGACCAGGCGCTCGACATCTGCCGTGAGGCGGGGCGTACGGAGGGTGCTCCGGTCACCACGACCGCGGCCGGGCTCTCCACCCTGGTGCAGCTGGTGGCCGGAGGGCTCGGGGTGACGCTGCTGCCGCGGACCGCGGTGACGGTCGAGACGGCCCGCAACGACGCGCTGACCACGGGGTACTTCGCGGACCCGGCCCCTGCGCGGCGGGTGGCGCTGGGGATGCGGACCGGGGCGGCCCGGCACGAGGAGTTCGAGGAGTTCGCGGCGGCGCTGCGCGGGGCGATGGCGGCGCTGCCGGTGCGTGTGGCGACGGCCGGCCGGACCTGA
- a CDS encoding peroxiredoxin, whose translation MLTVGDKFPEFDLTACVSLESGKEFEQINHKTYEGQWKIVFAWPKDFTFVCPTEIAAFGKLNEEFADRDAQILGFSGDSEFVHHAWRKDHPDLTDLPFPMLADSKHELMRDLGIEGEDGFAQRAVFIVDQNNEIQFTMVTAGSVGRNPKEVLRVLDALQTDELCPCNWTKGETTLDPVALLSGE comes from the coding sequence GTGCTCACTGTCGGTGACAAGTTCCCCGAGTTCGACCTGACCGCTTGTGTTTCGCTGGAGAGCGGCAAGGAGTTCGAGCAGATCAACCACAAGACCTACGAGGGACAGTGGAAGATCGTCTTCGCGTGGCCGAAGGACTTCACCTTCGTGTGCCCCACCGAGATCGCCGCGTTCGGCAAGCTGAACGAGGAGTTCGCCGACCGTGACGCGCAGATCCTCGGCTTCTCCGGTGACTCCGAGTTCGTGCACCACGCCTGGCGCAAGGACCACCCGGACCTGACCGACCTGCCCTTCCCGATGCTCGCCGACTCCAAGCACGAGCTCATGCGGGACCTCGGCATCGAGGGCGAGGACGGCTTCGCGCAGCGCGCCGTCTTCATCGTCGACCAGAACAACGAGATCCAGTTCACGATGGTGACCGCCGGTTCCGTGGGCCGTAACCCCAAGGAGGTCCTGCGGGTCCTCGACGCCCTGCAGACCGACGAGCTGTGCCCCTGCAACTGGACCAAGGGCGAGACCACCCTTGACCCGGTCGCGCTCCTCTCGGGCGAGTGA
- a CDS encoding alkyl hydroperoxide reductase, with protein sequence MALDELKAAIPDFAKDLKLNLGSVIGNSELPQQQLWGTVLACAIASRSPKVLRELEPEAKANLSAEAYTAAKSAAAIMAMNNVFYRTRHLLSDPEYGNLRAGLRMNVIGKPGVEKVDFELWSLAVSAINGCGQCLDSHEQVLRKAGVDRETIQEAVKIASVIQAVGVTLEAEAVLAE encoded by the coding sequence ATGGCACTCGACGAACTGAAGGCCGCCATACCGGACTTCGCCAAGGACCTGAAGCTGAACCTCGGTTCGGTCATCGGCAACAGCGAACTCCCGCAGCAGCAGCTCTGGGGCACCGTCCTCGCCTGCGCGATCGCCTCGCGCTCGCCGAAGGTGCTGCGCGAGCTGGAGCCGGAGGCGAAGGCCAACCTCTCCGCGGAGGCGTACACCGCCGCGAAGTCGGCCGCCGCCATCATGGCGATGAACAACGTGTTCTACCGGACCCGGCACCTGCTGTCGGACCCGGAGTACGGCAACCTCCGGGCCGGCCTGCGGATGAACGTGATCGGCAAGCCGGGCGTGGAGAAGGTCGACTTCGAGCTGTGGTCGCTCGCCGTCTCCGCGATCAACGGCTGCGGCCAGTGCCTGGACTCCCACGAGCAGGTGCTGCGCAAGGCCGGCGTGGACCGTGAGACCATTCAGGAAGCCGTCAAGATTGCCTCGGTGATCCAGGCGGTCGGTGTGACCCTCGAAGCCGAGGCAGTCCTCGCCGAGTAG
- a CDS encoding AI-2E family transporter: protein MSKLPGWLGQLGAELTRLGERLDERRAEAVAEDDAAHTESAVTAGAPAGEAGSAADHVPPPPAYAPSVSARPDPVAAIPWGMRVAAEAGWRLLVLAGTLWVLMRVISAVQLVVLAFVAALLVTAMLQPTVARLRRYGLPRGLATAVTAILGFVIMGLVGWFVVWQVMDNIDTLSDKVRTGIDDLKNWLLDSPFHVTDKQINDIAKNLSDTVGTNTEAITSAGLQGVTVMVELLTGMLLAMFSTLFLLYDGKRIWHWVLKLVPAQARPGVAGAGPRAWRTLTAYVRGTVIVALIDAIFIGLGIFFLDVPMAVPLAVFIFLFAFIPLVGAVVSGALAVVVALVTQGVFTALMVLAVVLAVQQIEGHILQPFILGRAVRVHPLAVVLSVAAGGMIAGIGGAVVAVPLVAVTNTVVGYLRTYGQEESRRHSPPPHGSTSLDAAPKPAPGSPPEEFDDGSDEEPAADAPKAL from the coding sequence ATGTCGAAACTGCCGGGGTGGCTCGGACAACTGGGTGCTGAACTGACCAGGCTGGGTGAGCGCCTGGACGAACGGCGGGCCGAAGCGGTGGCCGAGGACGACGCCGCGCACACGGAGTCCGCGGTGACGGCGGGCGCGCCCGCAGGGGAGGCCGGGAGCGCGGCCGACCATGTCCCGCCGCCGCCCGCGTACGCGCCTTCCGTCTCCGCGCGACCCGATCCGGTCGCGGCCATCCCCTGGGGGATGCGGGTCGCGGCAGAGGCGGGCTGGCGGCTGCTGGTGCTCGCCGGGACCCTCTGGGTGCTCATGCGCGTCATCAGCGCGGTGCAGTTGGTGGTGCTGGCGTTCGTCGCCGCGCTGCTCGTCACCGCGATGCTTCAGCCGACCGTCGCCCGGCTGAGGCGGTACGGGCTGCCGCGCGGACTGGCCACCGCGGTCACGGCGATCCTGGGCTTCGTCATCATGGGCCTGGTCGGCTGGTTCGTGGTCTGGCAGGTCATGGACAACATCGACACCCTTTCCGACAAGGTGCGGACGGGGATCGACGACCTGAAGAACTGGCTGCTGGACAGCCCGTTCCATGTGACCGACAAACAGATCAACGACATAGCGAAGAACCTCAGCGACACCGTCGGCACCAACACGGAGGCCATCACCTCCGCCGGGCTGCAGGGCGTCACCGTGATGGTGGAGCTCCTCACCGGGATGCTGCTGGCGATGTTCTCCACGCTCTTCCTGCTGTACGACGGCAAGCGCATCTGGCACTGGGTGCTCAAGCTCGTGCCCGCCCAGGCCCGGCCGGGAGTCGCGGGTGCCGGTCCGCGTGCCTGGCGGACGCTGACCGCCTATGTGCGGGGCACGGTGATAGTCGCCCTGATCGACGCCATCTTCATCGGCCTCGGGATCTTCTTCCTCGATGTGCCGATGGCCGTTCCGCTGGCCGTCTTCATCTTCCTGTTCGCCTTCATCCCGCTCGTCGGCGCGGTGGTCTCCGGGGCGCTGGCGGTGGTCGTCGCCCTTGTCACCCAGGGCGTGTTCACGGCACTGATGGTGCTGGCCGTGGTCCTCGCGGTGCAGCAGATCGAGGGCCACATCCTCCAGCCGTTCATCCTGGGCCGCGCGGTGCGTGTGCATCCGCTGGCCGTGGTGCTCTCGGTCGCCGCGGGCGGCATGATCGCCGGCATCGGGGGCGCCGTCGTCGCGGTGCCGCTGGTCGCGGTGACCAATACGGTGGTCGGCTATCTGCGGACGTACGGGCAGGAGGAGTCCCGCCGCCACTCGCCACCGCCGCACGGCTCGACCTCGCTGGACGCGGCACCGAAGCCGGCGCCCGGCTCGCCGCCGGAGGAGTTCGACGACGGCAGCGACGAGGAGCCGGCTGCGGACGCGCCGAAGGCGCTCTGA
- a CDS encoding lytic transglycosylase domain-containing protein, producing MSRISVRGFAVASATAVTTVGAVVGVAAGSTPPADDNNFEATAADTTLLADIPAGQQAQVQTASLTQQADAQASAADASAKKSAEESARVQAAKDAKSKKAAAEDRLEKERQEKAERAERASRSEIRSASAFATQASYSVADVQAMARQMIPGDQFQCFSNIVNHESSWNYRASNPSSGAYGLVQALPGSKMSSAGADWQTNPATQIKWGLNYMDGRYGSPCGAWSFWQANHWY from the coding sequence GTGAGCCGGATCTCGGTCCGGGGGTTCGCCGTGGCATCTGCCACAGCGGTAACCACCGTTGGCGCCGTCGTAGGCGTTGCAGCAGGCAGCACTCCCCCTGCTGACGACAACAACTTCGAGGCGACCGCAGCCGACACCACGCTGCTCGCAGACATCCCCGCGGGCCAGCAGGCCCAGGTGCAGACCGCATCGCTGACGCAGCAGGCCGACGCCCAGGCGTCCGCGGCCGATGCGTCGGCGAAGAAGTCCGCCGAGGAATCAGCCCGTGTGCAGGCCGCCAAGGACGCCAAGTCCAAGAAGGCGGCGGCCGAGGACCGGCTGGAGAAGGAGCGCCAGGAGAAGGCGGAGCGCGCCGAGCGCGCCAGCCGCTCCGAGATCCGCAGCGCCTCCGCGTTCGCCACGCAGGCCTCGTACAGCGTGGCCGACGTCCAGGCGATGGCTCGTCAGATGATTCCCGGCGACCAGTTCCAGTGCTTCAGCAACATCGTGAACCACGAGTCGAGCTGGAACTACCGGGCGAGCAACCCGTCCTCCGGCGCCTACGGCCTCGTCCAGGCACTGCCCGGCTCCAAGATGTCCTCCGCCGGTGCCGACTGGCAGACCAACCCGGCCACCCAGATCAAGTGGGGCCTGAACTACATGGACGGCCGTTACGGCAGCCCGTGCGGTGCCTGGTCCTTCTGGCAGGCCAACCACTGGTACTAG